A stretch of the Nematostella vectensis chromosome 1, jaNemVect1.1, whole genome shotgun sequence genome encodes the following:
- the LOC116602965 gene encoding phosphatidylinositol phosphatase PTPRQ isoform X2, which translates to MPTNSRKRKVLIVVSLLVFLFSLSSAVILLDYERVKECLPPVVGIKLSYEEWKRHPSYNWHFYYQGYFIAQYEGPYTFTVTCRMENGCEFWKSSDAEPGNAVKIPHTSYSKYSRHRWEYKFTVQAIKGVMYYFKATQIKNKIDPAVWVEGSSGTPILLNYDRASTLSNVSLLGDWGSWGQCDKCVNSQQSRNRTCVDSPPIIRARIDTANILPTGNRPCHQTTSCSGVQYTKAYSYSSNSCNSVCGYYNQLCASKGHDLPSESAFWIFQAFGISCEYIDRKMYSSSNPLSYSGYPYRTCHGFEGIPEEFYCDAWKSGRYPICPCIAKPNPPAFHATALNQTSIKISWTIPSKTPLRYHFEVKGGDKTEIDKNVAADPAVGSVEVIGLSPGITYSVSGKASIAAGYGESYPLYVTTIKEAPIDVPSDVKVDIYGSTTLSATWARVSSADGYMVYYDKCTNGTTAYPTVTSYAPYCYRHNVELRVCYCVRVAVMTSGGTGPKSACVNITTGVIVPSIQAVTPFNSTALTITWEESLPVDLLRYEFVVKSYVLEKGWISFKKVNVTDLSLLNVTVGGLQAYTWYYVYGNARAPGIYRESTQGFWVKTDEGVPSAGPDRVSLLPLDTDTIFVTWYSIPYGQRNGIILKYVIYYRPCDELQKDGDYNTSEADAMYSYSIEGLSSSTCYHVQLAGKTKAGVGVRSAAVNATTGHQGPSAPPSNFIAEAKTSRSIQLRWGQVPDDHRHGSITKYEVICSSTDSSQPEQIREESYNANKSISTFDGLTPYTKYCCKIAAYNVYRYMGKQSDCAFVTTLEEAPTGKPLSVHAYNTSSSSINITWEPVLPELRNGPLGIYMVVIAPVNGTKKKTVMISGVCNLTINVTSLNKFSNYCIEIQMVNRAGSGPFTPCYLVSTDEDVPDGAPIVAAEAVNSTSLRINCTTLPTSVANGYVIAFNVYVESIDGSHKLIEKKDGLTSVVPSLQKFTMYQIQVSALTRIGEGPKSAVVNATTAEDVPSSAPSLLQASDISSTHVVVRWTAIPTADRHSVLTGYRLVYSKCKKTNATMNITVSAETLTAEIIHLQPSSCYCIQVAGVSKVGEGTRSQCLNVTTMIEAPSGSPSIEIVVDISSTSLLVRWEPLDPELANGEVTNYTVYYTSKTVRNSVDVSARDTEVLLSGLVKFSMYCVQVAAHNLAGKGPLSPCINATTSEDVPSAAPGNLNYRAINITSLEATWSPISRTMSSGILRGYQLYISPPLEGVEVSPLIIHGNVSRKIVTGLVPFTAYCINISAFTIVGEGPRSECVEVFLRGGPPTVPPSNVTGQNTSTSSILITWELIEHGPANQPDIHGYRVTVMNELFSEQSTKIVDNSTRYLEVSGLRTFTVYGVVIAAFNDKGDGPPSKLIHVSTDGKVPEPSFKLPEAAGQNLSSTSLAVSLPSVARDGLNGDLIGYQVTMYRTDQDGQLVLEPYKELTLPSTNSSILLSNLHKGINYCIRIAAVTQYGSSNYSDCSYAATNEEAPSVPPQNASVVSTGASSLLVTWKPIPWQLSNGRIQGYILTLRRVTNTTQSKRRKRRSVTTDIISVTLPRDTLSYQFTGLTEETEYCTDLKGFTAAGTGTGFSCLPGQTQAQEVIIPIVSQFRSPGRRSLEIRITLDDQATIFKSGFLLRFNVRYKAVKKAGKDIGSATPLLIKEVPGSATKVELQGLEIYTTYAIEVGAVTQLGISGYSRKIYLETCKCPPVLHTSWYSNSPFTTPTDSTSQRGLVTRMLPDIITSACGLCRDQLTALDLGDPQYNLTSFKDDLSDSMDISFPVYAVKGKVQVRGVYVPMVRIPAVLLLSRSQESKVERYARVVGTSMLQCWPLVAINVVMMILAGQVIWFLELGEDEDQFPNTFFPGIWEGIWWAMVTMSTVGYGDRAPSSTAGRVFGVVWSIIGLVMTSMLVGGISSSLTMTVVEESVSSGVKKGDAIAAVASSPEHSAAQSLAKGRATYKSYNTLDEVINAFAALRVNTIVVDPYTAKSRPDLFNKTWYSISDIVDVDITYGVVLGGEATLLERHFREYTNSANISTIRMDFKVDNSTDNTESAPDMTTKKEEEQVSFLDPTSSLYSKSLYISGLALLGAALIGLAYHVLIYTRTRRLVSKRLLMRESYDETVKEMRTMLTEVYLNCKSLHEKGKAEQAQIHRLYIKRRQATVKKATKV; encoded by the exons GCATCGCTGGGAATACAAGTTCACCGTGCAAGCAATCAAGGGGGTTATGTACTACTTCAAAGCCACTCAGATCAAGAACAAAATAGACCCGGCAGTTTGGGTTGAGGGCAGTTCCGGCACGCCAATTCTACTCAACTATGATAGAG CCTCCACTCTAAGCAATGTCTCCCTGCTCGGGGACTGGGGTTCGTGGGGACAGTGTGACAAATGCGTAAATAGTCAACAAAGTCGCAACAGAACGTGTGTTGACAGCCCACCTATCATACGAGCCAGGATAGATACAGCAAACATACTACCGACTGGCAACAGACCATGCCACCAAACAACCTCGTGCTCAG GTGTACAGTATACCAAGGCCTACTCATACTCATCCAACTCATGCAATTCGGTATGTGGCTATTATAATCAGTTGTGTGCGTCGAAAGGCCATGACTTGCCCTCGGAATCAGCCTTCTGGATCTTCCAAGCCTTCGGGATATCGTGCGAATACATTGACCGCAAAATGTACAG TTCTTCGAACCCGTTGAGCTATTCAGGCTACCCTTATCGTACTTGCCATGGGTTCGAAGGGATTCCCGAAGAATTTTATTGCGATGCCTGGAAATCCGGCAGGTATCCCATCTGTCCTTGCATCGCTAAGCCAA ATCCTCCAGCTTTTCATGCTACAGCGCTGAACCAGACGTCGATCAAGATCTCCTGGACTATACCATCTAAGACGCCACTGCGCTATCATTTCGAGGTGAAGGGAGGCGATAAGACCGAGATCGACAAGAACGTGGCGGCCGACCCAGCGGTTGGCTCGGTGGAGGTCATAGGTTTGAGCCCCGGCATAACGTACAGTGTCAGCGGCAAAGCGTCAATTGCAGCAGGCTACGGTGAAAGCTACCCGCTGTATGTCACGACGATAAAAGAAG CTCCAATTGACGTCCCAAGCGATGTGAAAGTTGACATCTATGGCTCAACAACACTCTCTGCCACATGGGCAAGGGTGTCGTCGGCCGACGGGTACATGGTGTACTACGACAAATGTACTAATGGCACCACAGCCTACCCGACTGTGACTTCATACGCCCCGTATTGTTACCGGCACAATGTCGAACTTCGCGTGTGTTACTGTGTGCGCGTTGCCGTGATGACCAGCGGCGGAACTGGACCGAAGAGCGCATGCGTGAATATCACCACTGGAGTGATAG TACCGTCAATTCAGGCCGTTACACCGTTCAACAGCACCGCGCTCACTATAACATGGGAAGAGTCTTTGCCAGTAGACTTGCTCCGCTACGAGTTTGTTGTAAAAAGCTATGTACTCGAAAAGGGATGGATCAGCTTCAAGAAAGTCAACGTTACGGACCTCTCGTTATTGAATGTAACAGTGGGAGGACTACAAGCCTACACGTGGTACTATGTCTATGGCAACGCCAGGGCCCCAGGCATATACCGCGAATCGACACAAGGTTTTTGGGTGAAAACCGACGAAGGAG TCCCTTCAGCAGGACCAGATCGCGTTAGCTTGCTGCCACTCGACACAGACACGATCTTTGTCACCTGGTACTCCATTCCTTACGGGCAAAGAAACGGTATAATACTTAAATACGTCATCTATTATCGCCCATGTGATGAACTCCAAAAGGATGGAGACTACAATACCTCTGAGGCAGATGCCATGTATTCCTACTCAATTGAAGGACTTAGTAGCTCAACCTGCTATCATGTTCAATTGGCGGGAAAGACAAAGGCAGGAGTTGGGGTGCGAAGTGCTGCCGTGAATGCGACTACGGGTCATCAAG GTCCATCGGCACCTCCTTCGAACTTTATCGCCGAAGCGAAGACCTCCCGTTCGATTCAATTACGATGGGGCCAAGTGCCCGATGATCACAGACACGGATCCATAACAAAATACGAAGTGATTTGTAGCAGCACTGACAGCAGCCAACCGGAGCAGATAAGAGAGGAGAGCTACAATGCTAACAAAAGTATAAGTACCTTTGATGGCTTGACGCCCTATACCAAATACTGTTGCAAGATAGCTGCGTACAATGTGTATCGATACATGGGGAAGCAAAGTGACTGCGCCTTCGTAACAACCTTAGAGGAAG CACCAACTGGAAAACCATTGTCGGTTCATGCATACAACACAAGCTCTTCCTCGATCAATATCACATGGGAACCAGTTCTCCCCGAACTGCGTAACGGACCCTTGGGAATCTACATGGTGGTGATCGCTCCAGTGAACGGcaccaagaaaaaaacagtcaTGATAAGCGGTGTTTGTAATCTCACGATTAATGTCACTTCCCTGAACAAGTTCAGCAACTACTGTATTGAAATTCAGATGGTTAATCGAGCAGGCAGTGGACCATTTACCCCTTGTTATTTGGTCTCTACAGATGAAGATG TTCCCGATGGCGCACCTATTGTGGCTGCCGAAGCCGTGAATTCAACTTCTTTGCGCATAAACTGTACAACCCTTCCCACATCGGTTGCAAATGGCTATGTGATTGCGTTCAATGTTTACGTTGAATCCATTGATGGCAGCCACAAGCTCATTGAAAAGAAGGATGGATTAACAAGTGTGGTCCCCAGCCTTCAAAAGTTCACCATGTACCAGATCCAAGTTTCTGCTTTGACCAGAATTGGGGAAGGACCAAAAAGTGCTGTTGTTAATGCTACAACGGCTGAAGACG TGCCAAGTTCTGCGCCAAGTTTGTTGCAGGCATCGGACATCTCCTCCACACATGTAGTGGTCAGGTGGACAGCGATCCCCACCGCTGACCGACACAGCGTGCTCACAGGGTACAGACTGGTGTACAGtaaatgcaaaaaaacaaaCGCAACTATGAACATAACAGTCAGTGCTGAGACATTAACGGCGGAGATAATACACTTACAGCCTTCTTCTTGTTACTGTATACAAGTAGCTGGAGTCAGTAAGGTCGGTGAAGGGACGAGGAGCCAGTGTCTCAATGTCACGACAATGATAGAGG CTCCATCCGGTTCGCCGTCTATCGAGATTGTGGTCGATATCAGCTCAACATCCTTGCTAGTCAGATGGGAACCACTTGACCCTGAGCTTGCTAACGGAGAAGTTACAAACTACACCGTGTATTATACGAGTAAAACCGTTAGGAATTCCGTTGATGTCAGTGCAAGGGACACTGAAGTCCTGCTTAGTGGCCTGGTTAAGTTCTCAATGTACTGCGTCCAAGTTGCTGCCCATAACCTAGCCGGGAAAGGACCTCTAAGTCCGTGTATCAATGCTACTACATCTGAGGACG TGCCGTCCGCCGCTCCAGGTAACCTCAACTATCGCGCTATCAACATTACATCCCTTGAGGCTACGTGGTCGCCGATATCACGCACGATGTCATCCGGGATCCTTCGTGGCTATCAACTTTACATCTCCCCGCCTTTAGAGGGCGTGGAGGTCTCACCTCTAATCATACACGGCAACGTGTCGAGAAAGATTGTGACAGGTTTGGTGCCTTTTACGGCTTATTGCATCAACATCTCGGCATTTACAATAGTTGGAGAAGGACCAAGGAGTGAATGCgtcgaagtatttttacgaGGAGGCC CTCCGACAGTGCCTCCAAGTAACGTAACTGGCCAAAACACCAGCACCTCTTCAATCCTCATCACTTGGGAGCTGATTGAGCATGGCCCTGCTAATCAGCCCGACATTCATGGATATCGAGTAACAGTAATGAACGAATTGTTCTCAGAACAATCGACCAAGATAGTGGATAACTCTACCCGTTACCTGGAGGTTTCAGGATTGCGTACCTTtactgtgtatggtgtagtaATCGCTGCGTTCAACGATAAAGGCGATGGGCCACCCAGCAAGCTTATTCACGTGTCCACTGATGGAAAAG tTCCTGAACCCTCCTTTAAACTTCCTGAAGCTGCTGGGCAAAACTTGAGCTCCACGTCGCTTGCGGTCAGCCTTCCATCCGTCGCAAGAGACGGCTTGAACGGCGACCTGATTGGCTATCAGGTAACCATGTACCGGACGGACCAAGATGGCCAACTTGTCCTCGAGCCTTATAAGGAGCTAACGCTTCCGAGTACAAATAGCTCAATTTTGCTCTCTAACCTGCACAAGGGAATTAACTACTGCATTCGGATAGCTGCAGTGACACAATACGGGTCAAGTAACTACAGCGACTGCTCGTACGCGGCCACTAATGAAGAAG CTCCAAGTGTTCCGCCACAAAACGCGTCTGTCGTATCAACCGGTGCGTCCTCATTGCTTGTCACGTGGAAGCCAATTCCATGGCAACTGAGCAACGGCAGAATCCAAGGTTACATCTTGACGCTAAGAAGGGTTACAAACACCACCCAATCGAAACGACGCAAGCGCAGAAGTGTGACCACAGACATCATAAGTGTCACGCTTCCAAGGGACACCTTGTCATATCAGTTCACAGGGTTGACCGAGGAAACGGAGTACTGCACAGATTTGAAAGGTTTCACGGCTGCTGGTACGGGCACTGGGTTTTCGTGTCTTCCGGgacaaacacaagcgcaag AGGTTATCATACCAATTGTCTCCCAGTTCCGCTCTCCCGGTCGCCGATCACTCGAGATACGGATAACCTTGGACGACCAAGCGACCATCTTCAAGAGCGGCTTCCTGCTTAGATTCAACGTACGGTACAAAGCAGTCAAAAAGGCCGGGAAAGACATTGGATCTGCGACACCACTACTCATAAAAGAGGTTCCGGGTAGCGCTACCAAGGTTGAACTCCAAGGTCTAGAGATCTACACGACGTATGCAATTGAAGTCGGTGCGGTTACTCAACTGGGTATCTCTGGGTACAGCAGAAAAATATATCTCG AGACCTGCAAATGTCCGCCGGTACTTCACACAAGTTGGTACAGCAACAGTCCATTCACCACTCCAACAGACTCCACTTCACAAAGAGGTCTGGTCACACGGATGTTACCCGACATAATCACCAGCGCCTGTGGGTTATGTCGTGACCAGCTCACAGCGCTCGACCTCGGTGACCCGCAGTACAACTTGACGTCCTTTAAGGACGACCTGAGCGATTCCATGGATATATCCTTTCCAGTGTATGCTGTCAAGGGCAAGGTCCAAGTCAGAGGTGTATATGTACCCATGGTAAGGATCCCCGCAGTACTATTGCTGAGCAGAAGCCAGGAGTCGAAGGTTGAGCGCTATGCCCGTGTAGTGGGGACTTCAATGCTGCAGTGCTGGCCCCTGGTTGCCATTAATGTGGTCATGATGATTCTGGCTGGCCAAGTCATATGGTTTTTG GAGCTCGGTGAAGATGAAGATCAGTTTCCAAACACTTTTTTTCCTGGCATCTGGGAAGGCATTTGGTGGGCTATGGTTACCATGTCGACTGTTGG GTACGGGGATCGGGCGCCTTCGTCGACGGCTGGTCGAGTATTTGGTGTCGTCTGGTCAATAATCGGCCTCGTAATGACTTCGATGCTAGTCGGAGGAATCTCTTCGTCTTTGACTATGACTGTTGTCGAAGAAAGTGTCAGCTCAGGCGTTAAAAAAGGGGATGCG ATAGCGGCGGTGGCATCTTCACCTGAACACTCAGCCGCTCAGAGTTTGGCAAAAGGACGAGCAACTT ATAAATCCTACAATACACTTGATGAAGTCATAAATGCGTTTGCGGCTCTACGCGTCAATACCATCGTGGTTGACCCCTACACCGCTAAGTCTCGCCCAGATCTATTCAATAAGACCTGGTACTCGATCAGTGACATCGTCGACGTTGATATAACCTACGGCGTGGTACTGGGCGGTGAAGCTACCTTGTTAGAGAGGCATTTCAGGGAATATACCAATAGCGCCAACATCTCAACTATCCGTATGGATTTTAAAGTTGATAACAGCACCGACAATACG GAATCCGCCCCTGATATGACCACGAAAAAAGAAGAGGAGCAAGTCAGCTTTCTTGACCCAACCTCCTCGCTCTACAGCAAAAGTCTCTATATCTCGGGCTTAGCTCTCCTCGGGGCTGCGCTCATTGGTCTGGCCTATCACGTGCTCATCTACACGCGGACAAGACGTTTAG tttCGAAAAGGTTATTAATGAGGGAGAGCTACGACGAGACAGTTAAGGAAATGAGAACGATGCTGACTGAAGTCTACCTCAACTGCAAATCATTGCATGAAAAAGGAAAAGCTGAGCAGGCTCAGATCCACAGGTTGTATATAAAAAGAAGACAGGCAACCGTCAAGAAAGCAACAAAGGTGTAA